A genomic segment from Chanos chanos chromosome 2, fChaCha1.1, whole genome shotgun sequence encodes:
- the sin3ab gene encoding paired amphipathic helix protein Sin3a isoform X1 produces the protein MKRRLEDQETVFGPQPRRIPGSTDGFQHRVVTPASSLYEAVSDNMQPSTGMQYSVPQSYQVSMTQSSGGHGHNSSPAVHGGPHHPSPAVQSQGAPVGQGHTHTTPPSAPTPGQQQFQRLKVEDALSYLDQVKLQFGNQPQVYNDFLDIMKEFKSQSIDTPGVISRVSQLFKGHPDLIMGFNTFLPPGYKIEVQTNDLVNVTTPGQIHHITPHGISVQNIPVTHSASHQAQQAAPTSTAALVIPSQPTPAKISKPIQSPALTPTSQPNPSIPSYASPRSPSVQSHTPVSSTPASAPLLQNNQPVEFNHAINYVNKIKNRFQGQPDIYKAFLEILHTYQKEQRNAKEAGGNYTPALTEQEVYAQVARLFKNQEDLLSEFGQFLPDANSSVLLNKTTAEKADSVRNDHGGTVKRPQLNNKQRFSQNGCQIRRLPGPIATPPVKKKPKFMGKDHPMAEASKHGIGTESLFFEKVRKALRSAEAYDNFLRCLVIFNQEVISRAELVQLVLPFLGKFPELFTWFKNFLGYKECAHIESIPKERATEGIAMEIDYASCKRLGSSYRALPKSFQQPRCTGRTPLCKEVLNDTWVSFPSWSEDSTFVSSKKTQYEEHIYRCEDERFELDVVLETNLATIRVLETVQKKLSRMSAEEQAKFRLDNTIGGSSEVIHRKAIQRIYGDKAPDIIDGLKRNPAISVPIVLKRLKMKEEEWREAQRGFNKIWREQNEKYYLKSLDHQGINFKQNDTKVFRSKTLLNEIETLYDERQEQASEDNATPLSGPHMTLPYEDGQILEDAAALIIHHVKRQSGIHKDDKYKIKQIIHHFIPDMLFARRGELSDVEEEEEDETEPDEEGAKKHNGTSSGAKSKLLFSHTAAQQQKLADCEEAYNLFYVNNNWYIFLRLHQILCSRLLRIYAQAERQIEEDAREREWEREVLGLKREKNDSPAVQLRLKEPMDIEVEEYYSAFLEMVRNLLDGNMETSQYEDSLREMFTIHAYIAFTMDKLIQSIVRQLQHIVSDEICTQVMDLYLSECANKATGGVQSTQPSRATTEAAYQRKAEQLMSDENCFKLSFQKSRGNVVLAVELLDTEEENSDEPVEAERWSDYVERYLNTDSASPELREHLSQKPVFLPRNLRRIRKCQRGQEAQMRERKETAEKSLESADNRKMDCMFKLNSYKMVYVCKSEDYMYRRTALLRAHQSHERVSTRLHQRFQSWVDQWTKEHVTHDMATENLKWLMGEGQDGFLPCKTSREPKVLHFQNINKYHVKYGTTLTS, from the exons ATGAAGCGACGTTTGGAGGATCAGGAAACTGTGTTTGGACCTCAGCCGCGGCGGATCCCGGGGAGCACAGACGGGTTTCAGCACCGTGTGGTCACCCCTGCATCCTCTCTGTACGAGGCTGTATCAGACAATATGCAGCCCTCCACTGGCATGCAGTACTCTGTCCCGCAGAGTTATCAG GTGTCTATGACTCAAAGCTCTGGAGGCCATGGCCATAACAGCAGTCCAGCTGTCCATGGTGGTCCACACCACCCCAGCcctgctgtccaatcacaagGAGCCCCTGTTGGTCAGGgtcacacccacaccacacccccTTCAGCTCCAACACCTGGACAGCAGCAGTTCCAGAGACTCAAG gTTGAAGATGCATTGTCCTACCTGGATCAGGTGAAACTGCAGTTTGGGAATCAGCCTCAGGTTTACAACGATTTCCTTGATATAATGAAGGAGTTTAAATCACAAAG catCGACACTCCAGGTGTAATCAGCAGGGTGTCCCAGCTCTTTAAGGGCCACCCAGACCTCATCATGGGCTTCAACACCTTCCTGCCTCCAGGCTACAAGATTGAGGTCCAGACCAACGACCTGGTGAATGTGACCACTCCTGGTCAGATCCATCATATCACTCCTCATGGCATCTCTGTGCAGAATATACCCGTTACACATTCGGCTTCACACCAAGCCCAGCAGGCTGCCCCAACCAGCACTGCAGCCCTGGTTATACCCAGTCAGCCTACCCCAGCCAAAATCAGCAAG CCAATCCAGTCTCCAGCATTGACCCCGACCAGCCAGCCCAATCCGTCCATCCCTTCCTATGCCTCCCCCCGGTCCCCTTCGGTTCAGTCTCATACACCAGTCAGCAGCACCCCGGCCAGTGCCCCTCTTCTGCAGAACAATCAGCCTGTGGAATTTAACCATGCCATCAACTATGTAAACAAGATCAAGAACCGTTTTCAAGGCCAGCCAGACATCTACAAAGCCTTCTTGGAGATCCTGCATACTTACCAG AAAGAGCAGCGTAACGCGAAGGAAGCCGGGGGAAACTACACGCCAGCGCTCACCGAGCAGGAGGTCTACGCCCAGGTGGCACGACTCTTTAAGAACCAAGAAGACCTCCTCTCCGAGTTTGGCCAGTTCCTGCCCGACGCCAACAGTTCAGTG CTGTTGAACAAGACGACGGCGGAGAAGGCCGACTCTGTGCGAAATGACCACGGCGGCACAGTGAAGAGACCACAACTCAACAACAAGCAGAGATTCAGCCAGAATGGCTGTCAGATCCGTCGACTCCCTGGGCCTATTGCTACTCCTCCCGTAAAG aaGAAGCCAAAATTCATGGGTAAGGATCATCCAATGGCAGAGGCCAGTAAACATGGAATTGGCACTGAGTCTCTGTTTTTTGAAAAG GTGCGTAAAGCTCTCCGGAGTGCTGAGGCTTATGACAACTTCCTTCGCTGCCTGGTTATCTTTAATCAGGAGGTGATCTCCCGGGCTGAACTGGTGCAGCTGGTGCTACCTTTCCTTGg GAAATTCCCTGAGTTGTTCACCTGGTTCAAAAACTTTTTGGGCTATAAAGAGTGTGCCCACATCGAGAGCATTCCCAAAGAGCGGGCCACCGAAGGCATTGCCATGGAGATCGACTACGCATCCTGTAAGAGACTGGGCTCCAGCTACAGAGCTCTGCCCAAGAGCTTCCAACAGCCCAGATGCACTGGGAGAACTCCACTCTGCAAAGAG GTGCTTAATGACACATGGGTGTCTTTCCCCTCCTGGTCTGAGGACTCCACTTTCGTCAGCTCCAAAAAGACGCAGTATGAAGAGCATATTTACAGATGTGAAGATGAACGCTTTGAG CTTGACGTGGTATTGGAGACAAATCTGGCCACTATCCGCGTGCTGGAGACCGTGCAGAAGAAGCTGTCGCGAATGTCAGCCGAAGAACAGGCCAAGTTCAGGTTGGACAACACCATCGGAGGCTCCTCAGAGGTCATCCACCGCAAAGCTATCCAGAGGATATATGGAGACAAAGCCCCCGACATCATCGACGGACTGAAGAGGAACCCTGCCATCTCGGTGCCCATCGTGCTCAAAAG attaaaaatgaaagaggaagagtgGCGGGAAGCCCAGCGGGGTTTCAATAAGATCTGGAGAGAGCAGAACGAAAAGTATTACCTCAAGTCGCTGGACCACCAGGGCATTAACTTCAAACAGAACGACACCAAAGTGTTTCGCTCCAAGACCCTGCTCAATGAAATTGAGACTTTATATGACGAG CGACAAGAGCAGGCATCGGAGGACAATGCCACGCCCCTCTCTGGCCCTCACATGACCCTTCCGTACGAGGATGGGCAGATTTTGGAGGACGCTGCCGCCCTCATCATACACCACGTGAAGAGGCAGTCTGGTATTCACAAAGATGATAAATACAAGATCAAGCAGATCATCCATCACTTCATCCCCGACATGCTCTTCGCCCGCCGCGGCGAACTGTCCGacgtggaggaggaagaggaggacgagaCGGAGCCTGACGAGGAGGGAGCGAAGAAGCACAACGGCACGTCGTCCGGAGCGAAATCCAAGCTCCTGTTCAGCCACACAGCGGCACAGCAGCAGAAACTGGCAGACTGCGAGGAGGCCTACAATCTTTTCTACGTCAACAACAACTGGTACATCTTCTTACGCCTCCACCAGATCCTCTGCTCCCGCCTGCTGCGCATTTACGCGCAGGCCGAGCGACAGATTGAGGAAGATGCCAGAGAacgagagtgggagagagaagtgCTGGGTCTTAAACGAGAGAAGAACGACAGCCCTGCTGTGCAGCTCCGTCTGAAGGAACCCA TGGATATTGAAGTTGAAGAGTATTACTCAGCCTTTCTGGAGATGGTGCGAAATCTTCTGGATGGGAACATGGAGACATCTCAGTACGAGGACTCGCTGAGAGAGATGTTCACCATCCACGCCTATATTGCCTTCACCATGGATAAACTTATCCAGAGTATCGTCAGACAg cTTCAGCACATTGTGAGCGATGAGATATGCACCCAGGTAATGGATCTTTACCTGAGTGAGTGTGCGAATAAAGCCACAGGAGGAGTCCAGTCTACTCAGCCCTCTAGAGCCACCACTGAGGCAGCTTACCAGCGCAAAGCTGAACAACTCATGTCTGACGAAAACTGCTTCAAG CTATCCTTCCAGAAGAGTAGAGGTAATGTGGTGCTGGCGGTGGAGCTGCtggacacagaggaggagaactCAGATGAGCCAGTGGAGGCTGAG CGCTGGTCTGATTACGTCGAGCGTTACCTGAACACAGATTCGGCGTCTCCAGAGCTGCGTGAACATCTGTCTCAGAAGCCCGTATTCCTACCCAG gAATTTGCGGCGGATACGGAAGTGTCAGCGGGGACAGGAGgctcagatgagagagagaaaagaaacggCGGAGAAATCGTTGGAGAGCGCCGACAACCGTAAGATGGACTGCATGTTCAAACTCAACTCCTATAAGATGGTGTACGTGTGTAAATCAGAGGACTACATGTACCGACGCACAGCTCTTCTCCGGGCCCACCAG TCCCACGAGAGGGTAAGCACACGCCTGCACCAGCGGTTCCAGT
- the sin3ab gene encoding paired amphipathic helix protein Sin3a isoform X2: MKRRLEDQETVFGPQPRRIPGSTDGFQHRVVTPASSLYEAVSDNMQPSTGMQYSVPQSYQVSMTQSSGGHGHNSSPAVHGGPHHPSPAVQSQGAPVGQGHTHTTPPSAPTPGQQQFQRLKVEDALSYLDQVKLQFGNQPQVYNDFLDIMKEFKSQSIDTPGVISRVSQLFKGHPDLIMGFNTFLPPGYKIEVQTNDLVNVTTPGQIHHITPHGISVQNIPVTHSASHQAQQAAPTSTAALVIPSQPTPPIQSPALTPTSQPNPSIPSYASPRSPSVQSHTPVSSTPASAPLLQNNQPVEFNHAINYVNKIKNRFQGQPDIYKAFLEILHTYQKEQRNAKEAGGNYTPALTEQEVYAQVARLFKNQEDLLSEFGQFLPDANSSVLLNKTTAEKADSVRNDHGGTVKRPQLNNKQRFSQNGCQIRRLPGPIATPPVKKKPKFMGKDHPMAEASKHGIGTESLFFEKVRKALRSAEAYDNFLRCLVIFNQEVISRAELVQLVLPFLGKFPELFTWFKNFLGYKECAHIESIPKERATEGIAMEIDYASCKRLGSSYRALPKSFQQPRCTGRTPLCKEVLNDTWVSFPSWSEDSTFVSSKKTQYEEHIYRCEDERFELDVVLETNLATIRVLETVQKKLSRMSAEEQAKFRLDNTIGGSSEVIHRKAIQRIYGDKAPDIIDGLKRNPAISVPIVLKRLKMKEEEWREAQRGFNKIWREQNEKYYLKSLDHQGINFKQNDTKVFRSKTLLNEIETLYDERQEQASEDNATPLSGPHMTLPYEDGQILEDAAALIIHHVKRQSGIHKDDKYKIKQIIHHFIPDMLFARRGELSDVEEEEEDETEPDEEGAKKHNGTSSGAKSKLLFSHTAAQQQKLADCEEAYNLFYVNNNWYIFLRLHQILCSRLLRIYAQAERQIEEDAREREWEREVLGLKREKNDSPAVQLRLKEPMDIEVEEYYSAFLEMVRNLLDGNMETSQYEDSLREMFTIHAYIAFTMDKLIQSIVRQLQHIVSDEICTQVMDLYLSECANKATGGVQSTQPSRATTEAAYQRKAEQLMSDENCFKLSFQKSRGNVVLAVELLDTEEENSDEPVEAERWSDYVERYLNTDSASPELREHLSQKPVFLPRNLRRIRKCQRGQEAQMRERKETAEKSLESADNRKMDCMFKLNSYKMVYVCKSEDYMYRRTALLRAHQSHERVSTRLHQRFQSWVDQWTKEHVTHDMATENLKWLMGEGQDGFLPCKTSREPKVLHFQNINKYHVKYGTTLTS; the protein is encoded by the exons ATGAAGCGACGTTTGGAGGATCAGGAAACTGTGTTTGGACCTCAGCCGCGGCGGATCCCGGGGAGCACAGACGGGTTTCAGCACCGTGTGGTCACCCCTGCATCCTCTCTGTACGAGGCTGTATCAGACAATATGCAGCCCTCCACTGGCATGCAGTACTCTGTCCCGCAGAGTTATCAG GTGTCTATGACTCAAAGCTCTGGAGGCCATGGCCATAACAGCAGTCCAGCTGTCCATGGTGGTCCACACCACCCCAGCcctgctgtccaatcacaagGAGCCCCTGTTGGTCAGGgtcacacccacaccacacccccTTCAGCTCCAACACCTGGACAGCAGCAGTTCCAGAGACTCAAG gTTGAAGATGCATTGTCCTACCTGGATCAGGTGAAACTGCAGTTTGGGAATCAGCCTCAGGTTTACAACGATTTCCTTGATATAATGAAGGAGTTTAAATCACAAAG catCGACACTCCAGGTGTAATCAGCAGGGTGTCCCAGCTCTTTAAGGGCCACCCAGACCTCATCATGGGCTTCAACACCTTCCTGCCTCCAGGCTACAAGATTGAGGTCCAGACCAACGACCTGGTGAATGTGACCACTCCTGGTCAGATCCATCATATCACTCCTCATGGCATCTCTGTGCAGAATATACCCGTTACACATTCGGCTTCACACCAAGCCCAGCAGGCTGCCCCAACCAGCACTGCAGCCCTGGTTATACCCAGTCAGCCTACCCCA CCAATCCAGTCTCCAGCATTGACCCCGACCAGCCAGCCCAATCCGTCCATCCCTTCCTATGCCTCCCCCCGGTCCCCTTCGGTTCAGTCTCATACACCAGTCAGCAGCACCCCGGCCAGTGCCCCTCTTCTGCAGAACAATCAGCCTGTGGAATTTAACCATGCCATCAACTATGTAAACAAGATCAAGAACCGTTTTCAAGGCCAGCCAGACATCTACAAAGCCTTCTTGGAGATCCTGCATACTTACCAG AAAGAGCAGCGTAACGCGAAGGAAGCCGGGGGAAACTACACGCCAGCGCTCACCGAGCAGGAGGTCTACGCCCAGGTGGCACGACTCTTTAAGAACCAAGAAGACCTCCTCTCCGAGTTTGGCCAGTTCCTGCCCGACGCCAACAGTTCAGTG CTGTTGAACAAGACGACGGCGGAGAAGGCCGACTCTGTGCGAAATGACCACGGCGGCACAGTGAAGAGACCACAACTCAACAACAAGCAGAGATTCAGCCAGAATGGCTGTCAGATCCGTCGACTCCCTGGGCCTATTGCTACTCCTCCCGTAAAG aaGAAGCCAAAATTCATGGGTAAGGATCATCCAATGGCAGAGGCCAGTAAACATGGAATTGGCACTGAGTCTCTGTTTTTTGAAAAG GTGCGTAAAGCTCTCCGGAGTGCTGAGGCTTATGACAACTTCCTTCGCTGCCTGGTTATCTTTAATCAGGAGGTGATCTCCCGGGCTGAACTGGTGCAGCTGGTGCTACCTTTCCTTGg GAAATTCCCTGAGTTGTTCACCTGGTTCAAAAACTTTTTGGGCTATAAAGAGTGTGCCCACATCGAGAGCATTCCCAAAGAGCGGGCCACCGAAGGCATTGCCATGGAGATCGACTACGCATCCTGTAAGAGACTGGGCTCCAGCTACAGAGCTCTGCCCAAGAGCTTCCAACAGCCCAGATGCACTGGGAGAACTCCACTCTGCAAAGAG GTGCTTAATGACACATGGGTGTCTTTCCCCTCCTGGTCTGAGGACTCCACTTTCGTCAGCTCCAAAAAGACGCAGTATGAAGAGCATATTTACAGATGTGAAGATGAACGCTTTGAG CTTGACGTGGTATTGGAGACAAATCTGGCCACTATCCGCGTGCTGGAGACCGTGCAGAAGAAGCTGTCGCGAATGTCAGCCGAAGAACAGGCCAAGTTCAGGTTGGACAACACCATCGGAGGCTCCTCAGAGGTCATCCACCGCAAAGCTATCCAGAGGATATATGGAGACAAAGCCCCCGACATCATCGACGGACTGAAGAGGAACCCTGCCATCTCGGTGCCCATCGTGCTCAAAAG attaaaaatgaaagaggaagagtgGCGGGAAGCCCAGCGGGGTTTCAATAAGATCTGGAGAGAGCAGAACGAAAAGTATTACCTCAAGTCGCTGGACCACCAGGGCATTAACTTCAAACAGAACGACACCAAAGTGTTTCGCTCCAAGACCCTGCTCAATGAAATTGAGACTTTATATGACGAG CGACAAGAGCAGGCATCGGAGGACAATGCCACGCCCCTCTCTGGCCCTCACATGACCCTTCCGTACGAGGATGGGCAGATTTTGGAGGACGCTGCCGCCCTCATCATACACCACGTGAAGAGGCAGTCTGGTATTCACAAAGATGATAAATACAAGATCAAGCAGATCATCCATCACTTCATCCCCGACATGCTCTTCGCCCGCCGCGGCGAACTGTCCGacgtggaggaggaagaggaggacgagaCGGAGCCTGACGAGGAGGGAGCGAAGAAGCACAACGGCACGTCGTCCGGAGCGAAATCCAAGCTCCTGTTCAGCCACACAGCGGCACAGCAGCAGAAACTGGCAGACTGCGAGGAGGCCTACAATCTTTTCTACGTCAACAACAACTGGTACATCTTCTTACGCCTCCACCAGATCCTCTGCTCCCGCCTGCTGCGCATTTACGCGCAGGCCGAGCGACAGATTGAGGAAGATGCCAGAGAacgagagtgggagagagaagtgCTGGGTCTTAAACGAGAGAAGAACGACAGCCCTGCTGTGCAGCTCCGTCTGAAGGAACCCA TGGATATTGAAGTTGAAGAGTATTACTCAGCCTTTCTGGAGATGGTGCGAAATCTTCTGGATGGGAACATGGAGACATCTCAGTACGAGGACTCGCTGAGAGAGATGTTCACCATCCACGCCTATATTGCCTTCACCATGGATAAACTTATCCAGAGTATCGTCAGACAg cTTCAGCACATTGTGAGCGATGAGATATGCACCCAGGTAATGGATCTTTACCTGAGTGAGTGTGCGAATAAAGCCACAGGAGGAGTCCAGTCTACTCAGCCCTCTAGAGCCACCACTGAGGCAGCTTACCAGCGCAAAGCTGAACAACTCATGTCTGACGAAAACTGCTTCAAG CTATCCTTCCAGAAGAGTAGAGGTAATGTGGTGCTGGCGGTGGAGCTGCtggacacagaggaggagaactCAGATGAGCCAGTGGAGGCTGAG CGCTGGTCTGATTACGTCGAGCGTTACCTGAACACAGATTCGGCGTCTCCAGAGCTGCGTGAACATCTGTCTCAGAAGCCCGTATTCCTACCCAG gAATTTGCGGCGGATACGGAAGTGTCAGCGGGGACAGGAGgctcagatgagagagagaaaagaaacggCGGAGAAATCGTTGGAGAGCGCCGACAACCGTAAGATGGACTGCATGTTCAAACTCAACTCCTATAAGATGGTGTACGTGTGTAAATCAGAGGACTACATGTACCGACGCACAGCTCTTCTCCGGGCCCACCAG TCCCACGAGAGGGTAAGCACACGCCTGCACCAGCGGTTCCAGT